A section of the Mycolicibacterium anyangense genome encodes:
- a CDS encoding SDR family NAD(P)-dependent oxidoreductase: MDLGVKDARVIVTGATAGMGLATANVYAREGARLAVLARSRAKLEQVADELRAAGSREVLAVPTDLANADSVQAAFSEIESRWDSCNVLINTVGPGLGLMAVFEELSDDHWTTALELILLSAVRTCRAALPLLRSADWARIVNISAHSVQRQSPTLIAYTAAKAALTSMTKNLSQTLAPEGILVNTVSPGTFMTEQVATFIDELHPEAIDELHPEAPRPRTAEEVGAVLEDVFGDALGYLGRAGHPEEIAPMIALLGSRLNSFTTGADLNVDGGSDFR; encoded by the coding sequence ATGGATTTGGGCGTGAAGGACGCGCGGGTGATCGTCACCGGGGCCACGGCAGGCATGGGACTGGCGACGGCGAACGTCTATGCGCGAGAGGGAGCGCGGCTGGCCGTTCTCGCGCGCAGCCGTGCAAAGCTCGAGCAGGTGGCGGACGAACTCCGTGCGGCGGGTAGCCGCGAGGTGCTCGCAGTGCCGACCGACCTCGCGAACGCTGACAGTGTTCAGGCGGCCTTCAGCGAGATCGAATCTCGTTGGGACAGTTGCAATGTCTTGATCAACACCGTCGGTCCGGGCCTCGGGCTGATGGCTGTGTTCGAGGAGCTTTCCGATGACCACTGGACGACGGCGCTGGAGTTGATTCTGCTCAGCGCGGTACGGACCTGTCGTGCCGCGCTCCCGCTGCTGAGATCTGCCGACTGGGCGCGAATCGTCAACATTTCCGCGCACTCCGTGCAACGGCAATCTCCAACGCTGATCGCGTATACCGCTGCCAAGGCTGCCTTGACGAGTATGACCAAGAACCTCTCGCAGACACTCGCTCCGGAGGGCATCCTGGTCAATACCGTCTCGCCAGGGACCTTCATGACTGAGCAGGTCGCCACCTTCATCGATGAGCTGCATCCCGAAGCCATCGATGAGCTGCATCCCGAAGCGCCTCGGCCGCGCACGGCCGAGGAAGTCGGCGCCGTCCTCGAGGATGTCTTCGGAGACGCGCTGGGCTACCTTGGCAGGGCCGGCCATCCCGAGGAGATCGCGCCGATGATCGCGTTGCTGGGCTCGCGCCTGAACTCGTTCACCACCGGCGCGGATCTCAACGTGGACGGTGGCTCAGACTTTCGCTGA
- a CDS encoding enoyl-CoA hydratase/isomerase family protein, whose translation MELETLLYELHGHVATVTLNRPERLNCFNQQMCEDFSRVWQHIRMDDEVRAVVVRAAGERAFCTGVDTNDTLEMVSRPNLWSREDPGSYLSPKANQVWKPVICAVQGMAAGGAFYLLNESDIIICSDDATFFDPHVSYGLAAVLEPVGLAARIPLGEVLRIALMGLNERVSANRALQVGLVSEVTAREELWSRADEIAHQIAANEPLAVQGTVKAIWDSLDVGRTDAIRNGVHYTQLGNGVETVKVNRSGAEKPRWRLR comes from the coding sequence ATGGAACTGGAAACCCTGCTGTATGAGCTCCACGGTCATGTCGCGACCGTCACGCTGAATCGACCCGAGCGGCTGAACTGCTTCAATCAGCAGATGTGCGAGGACTTCTCGCGAGTTTGGCAGCATATCCGAATGGATGACGAGGTGCGGGCCGTCGTGGTGCGCGCTGCAGGTGAGCGCGCGTTCTGCACCGGCGTGGATACCAACGACACGCTGGAAATGGTGTCGCGGCCGAATCTGTGGAGCCGTGAAGACCCCGGCAGCTACCTGTCCCCCAAAGCGAATCAGGTATGGAAGCCCGTCATCTGTGCGGTACAAGGGATGGCAGCTGGTGGCGCTTTTTACCTTCTCAACGAGTCAGACATCATCATCTGCTCGGACGACGCGACCTTCTTCGATCCCCATGTCAGCTACGGACTTGCGGCCGTACTCGAACCGGTTGGGCTCGCTGCCAGGATCCCGCTGGGCGAGGTGCTGCGGATTGCGCTGATGGGACTCAACGAGCGAGTATCGGCCAATCGTGCGTTGCAAGTGGGCTTGGTATCGGAAGTGACAGCCCGCGAGGAGCTTTGGTCACGTGCGGACGAGATCGCTCATCAGATCGCGGCCAACGAACCACTGGCGGTGCAGGGCACCGTGAAGGCGATCTGGGACTCACTCGACGTCGGACGTACCGATGCGATTCGCAACGGCGTGCACTACACCCAGTTGGGCAACGGCGTGGAGACCGTGAAGGTGAATCGCAGCGGTGCCGAGAAGCCGCGGTGGAGGTTGCGGTGA
- a CDS encoding spirocyclase AveC family protein: MATLEVEPQLSGPETVRKAPRVRTSTPILVWATIGALFMVSAAYIAGSWILGGRATPTPLGKDEPTSGEIAFNIGAQVAALVAVGVALFFVIRRCIRERRVTFDLMLMIAYVMLVQWDPVLNYVVPTFSYTSLMINFGSWTTDVPGWVSPRANLMPEPTAAIGIGFMWSAALCMLGCGFLRKFVMKRWPETGKLGIILWSVGFMAVMDLLIESVLCFGHNIAYFNTVGWLTLWQGTSHQFPIYEALVWGGFGWAPLMVLRFYLDDRGHSVVERGVDRLNVSYKTKVLLQILALGAVTNICYVSYNIVMIGISLQNDNDASAVYPTHLTNSLCGPENKCTTPGNGTPIPTGGKPASPSDVPGNGRTWVDVYFGR; the protein is encoded by the coding sequence GTGGCCACACTGGAGGTCGAGCCGCAGCTCAGCGGCCCGGAGACAGTCAGGAAAGCGCCGCGGGTGCGGACGTCAACCCCCATCCTGGTGTGGGCGACGATCGGCGCTTTGTTCATGGTGTCCGCGGCATACATTGCCGGGAGCTGGATTCTCGGCGGTCGCGCAACGCCGACCCCGCTGGGCAAGGACGAGCCGACAAGCGGAGAGATCGCGTTCAACATCGGCGCGCAGGTGGCTGCTCTCGTTGCCGTCGGCGTGGCGCTCTTCTTCGTGATCCGCAGATGCATCAGGGAACGGCGCGTCACGTTCGATCTAATGCTCATGATCGCTTACGTGATGCTCGTTCAGTGGGATCCGGTGCTCAATTACGTCGTGCCGACGTTCTCCTACACCTCCTTGATGATCAACTTCGGCTCGTGGACGACCGATGTGCCGGGGTGGGTCTCGCCGCGGGCCAACCTGATGCCCGAGCCCACGGCCGCGATCGGTATCGGGTTCATGTGGAGTGCGGCACTGTGCATGCTCGGATGCGGCTTCCTGCGCAAGTTCGTGATGAAGCGCTGGCCGGAGACCGGCAAGCTCGGGATCATCCTGTGGTCGGTCGGCTTCATGGCTGTCATGGACCTCCTCATCGAGAGTGTTCTGTGCTTCGGTCACAACATCGCCTACTTCAACACCGTGGGTTGGCTCACGTTGTGGCAGGGGACATCTCATCAGTTCCCGATCTACGAAGCGCTCGTCTGGGGCGGCTTCGGGTGGGCGCCGCTCATGGTGCTCCGGTTCTACCTGGACGACCGTGGACACTCGGTCGTCGAGCGCGGCGTTGATCGTCTCAACGTGTCCTACAAGACGAAGGTCCTGCTGCAGATCCTGGCCCTGGGTGCGGTGACCAACATCTGCTACGTGAGCTACAACATCGTCATGATCGGCATCAGCCTGCAGAACGACAACGATGCGTCGGCGGTCTACCCAACGCATCTGACGAACTCGCTCTGCGGTCCGGAGAACAAGTGCACCACTCCGGGGAATGGCACTCCGATCCCCACGGGTGGCAAGCCGGCTTCGCCGAGCGATGTGCCCGGCAATGGGCGGACCTGGGTCGACGTCTATTTCGGACGCTGA
- a CDS encoding aromatic ring-hydroxylating oxygenase subunit alpha, translating into MQVAVQHELIERYRKFAGEKSTQLSDGPLMLSASEYTSPEQLELERELLFRRQPIVVCLTADVPDVGSVLATHIDGVPLLVTRAKDGRARVFVNACRHRGAPLVEPDCRRSGARNLSCPFHAWLYSLDGEVIRKPIAKDFFDVPGESFGLKEVSSDEAHGLIFAQLEGGPVDADSRLGRLSEDLDSFGLAGFHHVETRKAIQNCNWKMVIDTFLEAYHVFSLHSTTISRLYHSHPQLFDAYNEHCRLIGIRKTIDDIGEDRSTWQFPPHATIHYFVFPNTLVVHQLDHFEVWRIFPHETPGNAVVETSIYAPEPPNDDTIKKWILNLDILMQVTGQEDFPMCKKIQEGLERGSLDAVVLGQNEPGLIHFHEQIAKALGPVDSGVNL; encoded by the coding sequence ATGCAGGTCGCAGTCCAACACGAACTCATTGAGCGTTACCGCAAGTTCGCGGGTGAGAAGTCGACGCAACTGAGCGACGGGCCCCTCATGTTGTCCGCCAGTGAGTACACCTCACCTGAGCAACTGGAGCTGGAACGTGAGCTGCTGTTCCGCCGCCAGCCCATCGTGGTGTGCTTGACGGCCGATGTTCCGGATGTCGGGTCAGTCCTCGCGACGCACATCGATGGCGTGCCGCTGCTGGTGACCCGAGCCAAGGATGGCCGCGCCAGGGTCTTTGTCAACGCGTGCCGGCATCGGGGTGCGCCGCTGGTCGAGCCCGACTGCCGCCGGAGCGGGGCGCGGAACCTGAGCTGCCCGTTCCACGCTTGGTTGTACTCGTTGGACGGCGAGGTGATACGCAAGCCGATCGCCAAAGACTTCTTCGATGTGCCTGGCGAGTCCTTCGGCTTGAAGGAGGTCTCGTCCGATGAGGCGCACGGGTTGATCTTCGCTCAACTCGAGGGTGGCCCTGTCGATGCCGATTCCCGCCTGGGTCGGTTGAGCGAGGACCTCGACAGTTTCGGGCTGGCAGGTTTCCACCATGTCGAAACACGCAAAGCGATCCAGAACTGCAACTGGAAGATGGTCATCGATACGTTCCTCGAGGCGTACCACGTCTTTTCGCTGCACAGCACGACCATCTCTCGGCTCTACCACTCCCACCCGCAGCTGTTCGACGCCTACAACGAGCATTGCCGGCTTATCGGAATCCGAAAGACGATCGACGACATCGGTGAGGACCGGAGCACCTGGCAGTTCCCGCCGCACGCGACAATCCATTACTTCGTCTTCCCCAATACCCTTGTTGTGCACCAGCTCGACCATTTCGAAGTGTGGCGGATCTTCCCGCACGAGACGCCCGGCAATGCGGTGGTGGAGACGAGCATCTATGCGCCCGAACCGCCCAACGACGACACGATCAAGAAGTGGATCCTCAATCTGGACATCCTCATGCAGGTCACCGGCCAGGAAGACTTCCCCATGTGCAAGAAGATCCAGGAAGGTTTGGAGCGCGGCAGCCTCGACGCAGTGGTACTCGGCCAGAACGAGCCCGGTTTGATCCACTTCCACGAGCAGATCGCCAAAGCACTTGGTCCAGTGGATTCCGGTGTGAACCTCTGA
- a CDS encoding AMP-binding protein, with translation MPSEFWFEPLTPVGFLRRAAAVYGDKTAVIDGERTFSYRELLDRSTRLAGALTAAAGGNPVAILAPNSYMLLESHYGVPWSGSPLLTLNIRLSAPELAWIIEHAEASVLIYDDSLSNLAHSVADLVAGRVKLVRCGGEADEYERLLVAAEPGTQPITDENALLSLNYTSGTTGKPKGVMYHHRGAYLQSVAMASQMGLDSNTRMLWTLPMFHCNGWCFTWAVTAVGGTHVCLRAVDHAQIWRLIDEEGITHLNGAPTVLTSIAYSEAAHRLNDGHKLLVGTGGAPPTPTILARLAELNIDVVHLYGLTETYGPAVICEWQKSWDDLDPPRRARLKARQGVCNIVSQPIRVVDADGADVPADGQSIGEVAIRGNNVMAGYYKDLDATAAAVPDGWFRTGDLGVLHEDGYLELRDRSKDIIISGGENISSIEVENAIASHESVLEVAVIAIPDDRWGEVPVAHITLHPGATPDQAAIEQHVRAQIGGFKVPKRMVFEPLPKNGTGKVQKFALREQWRQKLTAPDSTV, from the coding sequence ATGCCCAGCGAATTCTGGTTCGAACCCCTGACGCCAGTCGGCTTCCTGCGCCGCGCTGCCGCGGTTTACGGTGACAAGACCGCCGTCATCGACGGTGAGCGGACATTCAGCTATCGCGAACTGCTCGACCGGAGCACGCGGTTGGCCGGTGCGCTCACCGCTGCGGCCGGCGGCAACCCGGTGGCGATCCTCGCTCCGAACAGCTACATGTTGCTCGAGTCGCACTACGGTGTGCCCTGGTCGGGTTCACCTCTGCTCACCCTCAACATCCGATTGTCCGCACCTGAGCTCGCCTGGATCATCGAGCACGCGGAAGCTTCCGTGCTCATCTACGACGACTCGCTGTCGAACCTCGCCCACTCGGTTGCGGACCTGGTCGCCGGACGGGTGAAGCTGGTGCGATGCGGGGGCGAGGCTGACGAATACGAGCGGCTGCTTGTCGCCGCGGAGCCTGGGACGCAGCCGATCACCGACGAGAACGCCCTGCTGTCGCTCAACTACACGAGTGGAACCACCGGCAAGCCCAAGGGTGTCATGTATCACCACCGGGGCGCTTACCTGCAATCGGTCGCGATGGCATCCCAGATGGGGCTGGACAGCAATACGCGAATGCTGTGGACACTACCGATGTTCCACTGCAACGGCTGGTGCTTCACCTGGGCGGTAACCGCCGTCGGTGGCACCCATGTCTGTTTGCGGGCGGTGGATCACGCACAGATTTGGCGGTTGATCGACGAGGAGGGCATCACCCATCTCAACGGCGCGCCCACCGTCCTGACGTCCATCGCCTACAGCGAGGCAGCCCACCGCCTGAATGACGGACACAAGCTGCTCGTCGGGACCGGCGGCGCCCCGCCGACCCCCACCATCCTGGCCCGCCTCGCCGAACTGAACATCGATGTCGTCCACCTCTACGGTCTCACTGAGACCTACGGACCTGCCGTCATCTGCGAATGGCAGAAGTCCTGGGACGACCTCGATCCGCCGCGCCGAGCCCGGCTCAAGGCCAGGCAAGGGGTCTGCAACATCGTCTCCCAGCCCATTCGTGTCGTCGATGCCGATGGCGCCGACGTTCCCGCAGATGGGCAGTCGATCGGCGAAGTTGCGATTCGCGGAAACAACGTGATGGCCGGCTATTACAAAGATCTCGACGCGACAGCGGCTGCCGTGCCCGACGGGTGGTTCCGCACCGGTGATCTCGGCGTGCTCCACGAGGACGGCTACTTGGAGCTCCGAGACCGGAGTAAGGACATCATCATTTCCGGGGGCGAGAACATCTCGTCGATCGAAGTCGAGAACGCCATCGCTTCGCACGAGTCGGTGCTGGAAGTCGCCGTCATCGCCATCCCCGACGACCGCTGGGGCGAGGTTCCGGTCGCGCACATCACCCTGCATCCCGGAGCCACCCCCGACCAGGCGGCCATCGAACAACACGTCCGTGCCCAGATCGGCGGATTCAAGGTGCCGAAGCGGATGGTGTTCGAGCCGCTGCCGAAGAACGGCACCGGCAAAGTCCAGAAGTTCGCGCTGCGAGAACAATGGCGTCAGAAGCTGACAGCACCTGACTCAACAGTCTAA
- a CDS encoding acyl-CoA dehydrogenase, which yields MPNDILSRRDIDFLLYDWLGVEDLTQRARYSDHSRETFDGVLDLCEQLAEKYFAPHNKLNDTREPTFDGSRVHVNPEVKRAFEAFAAADLIGMSMDYELGGAQLPVTVANAGFAWFHAANVSTAAYLMLTMANANLLATYGSTRDHELFVKPMLAGRFSGTMCLSEPQAGSSLADITTRAELTDGGHYRLFGSKMWISGGEHEITENIVHLVLARIAGAPAGVKGLSLFVVPKFLVDDDAAIGERNDVALGGLNHKMGYRGTTNTVLNFGDGTHRPYGSAGAVGYLVGQPNAGISYMFHMMNEARLGVGIGAVALGYTGYLKSVRYASERLQGRAAARKGVDDKPVPIIEHADVRRMLLTQKSYVEGALALALYCANLVDVRSSGADKKESAEATLLLDVLTPIAKSWPSQWCLAANDLAIQVHGGYGYTRDYDVEQHYRDNRLNPIHEGTHGIQSLDLLGRKVTQHDGASLALLSDRIAKTIDTATARGEELAHIAGQLGGRWTRLIEVTAKLVGEADRELALANSAIYLEAFGHLVIAWIWLELLLVSSSRDTDFYAGKVQAGRFFYRYELPRVDPQLELLESLDSTTVDMKAEWFS from the coding sequence ATGCCCAACGACATCCTTTCACGGCGAGATATCGACTTCCTGCTCTATGACTGGCTCGGTGTCGAAGACCTGACGCAGCGTGCCCGCTACTCCGACCACAGCAGGGAGACATTCGACGGGGTGCTCGACCTCTGCGAACAACTGGCCGAGAAGTACTTCGCACCACACAACAAGCTCAATGACACCCGGGAGCCGACCTTCGACGGAAGCCGCGTGCACGTCAATCCCGAGGTGAAGCGAGCGTTCGAGGCCTTCGCGGCCGCAGACCTCATCGGAATGAGCATGGACTACGAACTCGGCGGTGCGCAGCTGCCGGTCACCGTGGCAAATGCGGGCTTCGCCTGGTTCCACGCCGCGAATGTCAGCACAGCCGCCTATCTCATGCTCACCATGGCCAATGCCAACCTGCTGGCCACCTATGGCAGCACTCGTGATCACGAGCTATTCGTCAAACCGATGCTCGCCGGCCGGTTTTCGGGCACCATGTGTCTCTCCGAGCCGCAAGCGGGATCGTCGCTCGCCGACATCACCACTCGTGCCGAGCTGACCGATGGGGGCCATTACCGACTTTTCGGCAGCAAAATGTGGATCTCGGGCGGTGAGCACGAGATCACCGAGAACATCGTGCATCTGGTCCTCGCGCGCATCGCCGGGGCGCCGGCGGGGGTCAAGGGGCTGTCGCTGTTCGTCGTGCCCAAGTTCCTCGTCGACGACGATGCGGCGATTGGCGAACGTAACGACGTCGCACTGGGTGGACTCAATCACAAGATGGGCTACCGCGGCACAACGAACACCGTCCTGAACTTCGGCGACGGTACCCACCGTCCGTACGGGTCGGCCGGCGCAGTGGGTTACCTTGTGGGTCAACCCAATGCCGGTATCTCGTACATGTTCCACATGATGAACGAGGCACGGCTCGGCGTCGGTATCGGTGCCGTCGCACTGGGATATACCGGTTACCTCAAGTCGGTGCGGTACGCGAGCGAGCGGCTGCAGGGCCGGGCCGCGGCTCGCAAGGGCGTTGACGACAAGCCGGTTCCCATCATCGAGCATGCCGACGTCCGCCGCATGCTGCTGACCCAAAAGTCCTATGTCGAAGGCGCCTTGGCTCTTGCGCTGTACTGTGCGAACCTCGTCGACGTCCGCTCCAGCGGTGCGGACAAGAAGGAGTCCGCCGAAGCGACGCTGCTGCTTGACGTGCTGACGCCGATTGCCAAGAGTTGGCCCTCGCAGTGGTGTCTTGCGGCCAATGATCTCGCCATCCAGGTACACGGAGGGTACGGATATACCCGTGACTATGACGTGGAGCAGCACTACCGCGATAACCGCTTGAATCCCATCCACGAGGGCACACACGGCATTCAGAGTCTCGACCTGCTCGGCCGCAAGGTGACTCAGCACGACGGTGCAAGTCTTGCTTTGTTGTCCGACCGCATCGCCAAGACGATCGACACTGCGACCGCTCGTGGTGAGGAACTCGCGCATATTGCCGGCCAACTGGGTGGGCGGTGGACCCGTTTGATCGAGGTAACCGCCAAACTGGTCGGTGAAGCGGATCGTGAACTGGCGCTTGCCAACAGCGCAATCTACCTCGAGGCGTTCGGCCACTTGGTGATCGCCTGGATATGGCTGGAGCTGTTGCTCGTCAGCTCGTCCCGGGACACTGATTTCTACGCAGGAAAGGTCCAAGCGGGCCGGTTCTTCTATCGCTACGAGCTTCCCCGGGTAGATCCGCAGCTGGAGTTGCTGGAATCCCTCGACAGTACGACTGTTGATATGAAGGCAGAGTGGTTCTCGTAG